A part of Perca fluviatilis chromosome 15, GENO_Pfluv_1.0, whole genome shotgun sequence genomic DNA contains:
- the LOC120574452 gene encoding uncharacterized protein LOC120574452 has protein sequence MNSLMNGDQRLAHHGWQCRGKVKNSRSRHLHQSTLNLGDTAPCYTTTHNQSYSGRSADGRPLIFHLRDPSFPSQHRTQLDLSNISTPLQCPLQSHTNDVHRPKHITPRTDPKVENWARYCSGQAVREITNPQDPSDFRTTYKAGYTPPVIDSSPQLAGGRPTQWHQHNILTGEQRQTNGPGEPRRRSRDKLLWAARRWETDCSALRLY, from the exons ATGAACAGTCTGATGAATGGTGACCAGAGGTTGGCCCATCATGGTTGGCAGTGTCGAGGGAAAGTGAAGAACTCCAGATCAAGGCATCTGCATCAGAGCACCCTAAACTTGGGTGACACAGCACCCTGCTACACCACCACCCACAACCAG AGTTATTCTGGAAGGTCGGCTGATGGACGTCCTCTGATCTTCCATCTGAGAGATCCCAGCTTCCCCTCACAGCATCGGACCCAGCTGGATCTTAGTAACATCTCCACACCGCTGCAGTGTCCGCTGCAGTCACACACTAATGACGTGCACAGGCCCAAACACATCACGCCG AGAACCGACCCAAAGGTGGAAAACTGGGCTCGGTATTGCAGTGGCCAGGCCGTCAGAGAGATAACCAACCCACAGGATCCATCTGATTTTCGGACCACCTACAAAGCAGGGTACACACCCCCAGTAATTGACAGCTCGCCACAACTGGCTGGCGGCAGACCAACACAGTGGCACCAACACAACATACTGACAG GTGAACAGAGGCAGACGAACGGTCCAGGTGAGCCTAGGAGACGGTCCAGAGACAAGCTGCTGTGGGCAGCGAGGCGCTGGGAGACAGACTGCTCTGCACTCAGACTCTACTGA
- the fus gene encoding RNA-binding protein FUS, which yields GGGGGGANQGYGQSSGQSYSQQGYGGYNQSSDSSPGSYSQGGFGSYGQSQSGYNSPPSNQGGGGGYNQSYSPGGYNSNPPSNMSYNQQSSFSGYSQQQPPSSSSAGYEGNPQASGYNQPPSGGQSGGGYGSSGGQAGGYGGSGSHQQSSQHGGGHYNQPPSFNSPPPQNYSQQSQYGQGGGYGDESPPMSGGGGGGGGYPGPDGGYGGQDGRGGRGRGGGFGGRGGGGYDRGFDRGGRGGPRGRGGMGMGDRGGFNKFGGPREPGHGHGGPSFMQDQDNSDNNTIFVQGLGDDYTVESVADFFKQIGIIKINKKTGLPMINLYTDRETGKLKGEATVSFDDPPSAKAAIDWFDGKDFNGNPIKVSFATRRADFGGRGGMRGGRGGRGGPMGRGGFGGGRGGGFPGGNGGNGGNGGNGGNGGNGGGGGGGQQRAGDWKCSNPNCGNLNFSWRNECNQCKAPKPEDAGGMSPMERGGFGGGERRGGFERGGFRGRGGDRGGFRGSRGGDRGGYGPGKMDARGDHRQERRGRPY from the exons ggtggggggggtggtggtgcTAACCAGGGCTATGGTCAGTCTTCTGGACAGAGCTACAGCCAGCAGGGCTATGGGGGCTACAACCAGAGCTCTGACAGCAGCCCTGGCTCCTACAGCCAGGGAGGATTTGGCAGCTATGGTCAATCCCAGTCAG GATACAATTCTCCACCCTCTAAccagggtggtggtggtggttatAATCAGTCCTATAGCCCTGGAGGCTATAACAGCAACCCGCCCTCCAACATGAGCTACAACCAGCAGTCATCCTTCTCTGGGTACAGCCAGCAGCAGCCTCCTTCTTCATCCTCCGCAGG CTATGAAGGTAACCCGCAGGCCTCTGGCTACAACCAACCACCGAGCGGTGGACAGAGTGGAGGTGGTTATGGCAGCAGTGGAGGTCAGGCTGGTGGCTATGGGGGCAGCGGGAGCCACCAACAATCATCCCAACATGGAGGAGGTCACTACAACCAGCCTCCGAGCTTCAACTCGCCCCCTCCGCAGAACTACAGTCAGCAGAGCCAGTATGGTCAAGGTGGAG GATATGGAGACGAAAGCCCACCGATGAgcggaggtggaggaggaggtggagggtaCCCTGGTCCTGATGGAGGTTACGGAGGTCAGGATGGCCGCGGTGGCAGGGGACGCGGGGGTGGATTTGGAGGTCGCGGTGGTGGCGGATATGATCGCGGTTTTGACCGAGGTGGCCGAGGTGGtccaagaggaagaggaggcatgGG aATGGGCGATCGTGGAGGATTCAATAAGTTTGGTG GACCAAGAGAGCCGGGACATGGACATGGGGGACCCAGCTTCA TGCAAGACCAGGATAACTCTGACAATAATACTATCTTCGTGCAAGGCCTGGGAGACGACTACACTGTCGAATCAGTGGCAGACTTTTTTAAGCAGATTGGGATCATTAAG ATCAACAAGAAGACTGGCCTTCCCATGATCAACCTGTACACAGACCGAGAGACAGGGAAGCTGAAGGGGGAGGCCACCGTGTCCTTTGATGACCCCCCCTCAGCTAAGGCTGCCATCGACTGGTTTGATG GTAAGGACTTCAATGGAAATCCTATCAAGGTGTCTTTTGCCACCCGCAGAGCCGACTTTGGAGGACGAGGTGGCATGAGGGGAGGccgaggaggacgaggag GGCCAATGGGTCGTGGTGGATTCGGAGGGGGTCGAGGTGGAGGTTTCCCAGGAGGCAATGGAGGCAATGGAGGCAACGGAGGCAATGGAGGCAATGGGGGCAATgggggtggtggaggaggaggacaacAGAGAGCCGGAGACTGGAAGTGTTCGAACCC TAACTGTGGCAACCTGAACTTCTCGTGGCGTAATGAGTGTAACCAGTGCAAGGCCCCGAAACCTGAGGATGCTGGTGGGATGTCCCCAATGGAAAGAG GAGGTTTTGGAGGAGGAGAGCGCAGAGGGGGGTTTGAGCGGGGCGGCTTCAGGGGCCGAGGCGGCGACCGCGGGGGCTTCAGAGGGAGCCGAGGGGGCGACCGCGGAGGATACGGCCCTGGAAAGATGGACGCAAG GGGTGACCACAGACAGGAGCGGCGGGGCCGTCCCTACTAA